One window of the Eucalyptus grandis isolate ANBG69807.140 chromosome 8, ASM1654582v1, whole genome shotgun sequence genome contains the following:
- the LOC104456093 gene encoding COP1-interacting protein 7, whose product MKPSTRLDSAVFQLTPTRTRCDLVIVANGKTLKIASGLLSPFLAHLKAAQEQMARGGYSINLEPEPGSDATWFTKGTVERFVRFVSTPEILERVYTLESEILQIEEAIVIQSNNDGVLHSVEDHEGKPAESVEGGNPLLEGNEDKAIVIYTPSAQPSKASGSTSQEGNSKVQLLKVLETRKSVLQKEQGMAFARAVAAGFEIDNLESLKSFAECFGASRLMDACIKFIELWKRKHESGQWLEIEATEALSSQADLAAMSASGIMLSDVSNKQKEAWSESRNAPASESNGHPSTSPSGDEKPPINHQAPHGGHDYFPAQFPNAMFPPWPMHSPPGAPPIYQPYPMQPMAYYQSYPANGPFFQPAYAPVQDPRSSNGRKTRHRRHSVESSELHSESEASEEDCSKTKSPEPFESEKEDLALRKKTSRSNKKQSGMVVIRNINYITPKRRNSSNGESHSASDSESVEDDGEMEASQNLTRSSKRKDKDESSINKSISSDNNEALYGNETDGGHWQAFQSFLLRDNDEENCVADDGMFSMEKEGRSRRRQNMRNDDSLALGGQYMDQSQRGSLVDMQKMSGKANFITRASADAAMMSTKVSQGSDGRMSGHLDVQYTEVNGRRVAYRRTANDDFMIHRRENINVVCPSDLAEDENMTHNSNAKWPSNVNDDSYIVPLRQIPVNGIEDAERKALDIDSEFPSISQRTENASKPNYEPDYTSLMPERGTERASIGYDPALDYEMQAQKQENFSQDQSEKEGGKQASKKPDKDQKSKLSRDALDKKKNVGPIRKGKPSKLSPLEEAKARAERLRSYKADLQKLKKEKEEEQIKRLEALKLERKKRIAARSGSIPAQPALASQQTRKQLPTKLSPGSHKGSKFSDAEPGSSSPLQRSSVRTLSVGSSDSHKTSKTTRLSAANTSAGNRLSRSVSSLPEEIKENASVTPETKVSMARIRRLSEPKMTSSHNVSSVKQRSTELSRQKVSDGTDSKNISAIMSLDKSKAATLPELKIRTPKSADNSGSKSAPKDTAAQATNENKSMSSKGAQLNNGNDPFSHQSEGDDNPIIEKTVVMLEPEKPATTMLQASQEKVQLLKEDNNSGKLGDKPEVVTNDVALHRPIALAGTNGPNQKNNEVHDEISNHKVTTCNGEASVNSSSLSSAEKPYQAPYARVSSLEDPCMGNTEYGKALPTSCEFKTVCPESIKFPISDTDILKIEKMPETVDKQSKESTKGFRRLLKFGRKGSSSTTSGVNEADICSVSESDADDHATHSAPSIEVSTLKNLISQDETPTAVNAPKKSSRPFSLLSPFRSKNSEKKVTA is encoded by the exons ATGAAGCCTTCCACTCGGCTAGATTCGGCGGTCTTTCAGCTCACGCCTACTCGAACCAg GTGCGACTTGGTTATAGTTGCAAATGGGAAGACTCTGAAAATAGCTTCTGGTTTGCTTAGCCCTTTTCTTGCCCATCTGAAGGCTGCACAAGAACAGATGGCTAGAGGGGGTTACTCAATTAATCTTGAGCCGGAGCCTGGCAGTGATGCAACTTGGTTCACTAAGGGAACAGTGGAAAG GTTTGTCCGGTTTGTGAGCACACCAGAAATCCTGGAAAGAGTATATACTCTAGAATCAGAGATCCTGCAAATTGAGGAGGCAATTGTGATTCAAAGTAACAATGATGGAGTATTACATAGT GTGGAAGACCATGAAGGGAAGCCTGCAGAGTCTGTGGAAG GCGGCAACCCTTTGCTTGAGGGTAACGAGGATAAAGCTATTGTTATTTACACA CCTAGCGCACAGCCTTCTAAAGCAAGTGGATCCACCTCACAAGAAGGAAATTCAAA AGTTCAGCTTCTGAAAGTCTTGGAGACACGAAAAAGTGTCCTTCAAAAGGAGCAAGGAATGGCCTTTGCCCGAGCTGTCGCTGCTGGTTTCGAAATTGACAATTTGGAATCACTGAAATCCTTTGCTGAATGCTTTGGAGCCTCTCGACTGAT GGATGCATGCATAAAATTCATAGAGCTGTGGAAGAGAAAACATGAGAGCGGTCAATGGCTTGAAATAGAAGCAACTGAGGCATTGTCCAGCCAAGCAGATTTAGCTGCCATGAGTGCATCGGGTATTATGCTATCTGATGTCTCCAACAAGCAGAAGGAGGCATGGTCTGAATCTCGCAATGCACCAGCATCAGAATCTAATGGGCATCCAAGTACTTCTCCAAGTGGAG ATGAAAAGCCTCCGATAAATCACCAAGCACCTCACGGAGGCCATGACTATTTCCCAgctcaatttccaaatgctATGTTCCCGCCATGGCCGATGCATTCTCCACCTGGTGCACCACCTATATATCAACCATATCCGATGCAGCCCATGGCTTACTATCAGAGCTATCCAGCAAACGGCCCCTTTTTCCAACCAGCTTATGCACCAGTTCAGGATCCTCGATCAAGTAATGGTCGAAAAACACGTCACAGAAGGCATTCTGTTGAGAGCAGTGAATTGCATTCTGAATCAGAAGCTTCAGAGGAGGACTGCTCGAAAACTAAATCCCCAGAACCATTTGAGTCAGAGAAGGAAGATTTGGCACTTCGAAAGAAGACCAGTCGATCCAATAAGAAGCAATCAGGCATGGTTGTAATTCGGAACATCAATTACATCACTCCGAAGAGACGGAACTCTTCCAATGGTGAGTCACATTCTGCTTCTGATTCTGAAAGTGTAGAAGATGATGGAGAAATGGAGGCTAGCCAGAACCTGACCCGGTCCtcaaaaaggaaagacaagGATGAAAGCTCCATAAACAAGTCGATTTCATCTGATAACAATGAAGCACTTTATGGGAATGAAACTGATGGGGGACACTGGCAAGCATTCCAGAGTTTCTTGTTGAGAGACAATGATGAGGAAAATTGTGTTGCTGATGATGGTATGTTTTCAATGGAAAAGGAAGGTAGGTCAAGAAGGCGGCAGAATATGAGGAATGATGATTCTTTAGCTCTTGGAGGACAATACATGGATCAATCTCAAAGGGGGAGCTTGGTGGATATGCAAAAAATGAGTGGAAAAGCAAACTTCATTACTAGAGCGTCTGCTGATGCAGCAATGATGTCTACAAAGGTCAGTCAAGGGAGTGATGGTAGAATGTCTGGCCATTTAGATGTACAGTACACAGAAGTGAATGGCAGAAGGGTTGCTTATAGGAGGACTGCAAATGATGATTTCATGATCCACCGACGGGAAAACATAAATGTTGTTTGTCCCTCTGATTTAGCTGAAGATGAGAATATGACCCATAATTCAAATGCAAAGTGGCCAAGTAATGTGAATGATGATTCCTACATCGTTCCTTTGAGACAGATTCCTGTTAATGGGATTGAAGACGCAGAACGAAAAGCTTTAGACATTGATTCTGAATTCCCATCTATCAGCCAGAGGACAGAAAATGCATCCAAGCCTAATTATGAGCCTGACTATACGAGCTTGATGCCAGAACGTGGGACAGAGAGAGCATCGATTGGTTATGACCCCGCTCTAGATTATGAGATGCAGGctcagaaacaagaaaattttagcCAGGATCAGAGTGAGAAGGAAGGAGGTAAACAGGCCTCTAAGAAGCCAGATAAGGACCAGAAGTCTAAACTTTCCCGAGATGCATtagacaagaagaagaatgttGGACCAATAAGAAAAGGGAAGCCTTCAAAACTAAGTCCCTTGGAGGAAGCCAAAGCACGCGCAGAAAGACTAAGATCCTATAAAGCTGATCTGCagaaattgaagaaggaaaag GAGGAGGAACAGATAAAAAGGCTGGAGGCTTTGAagctagaaagaaaaaagaggattGCTGCGAGGAGCGGTTCTATTCCTGCTCAGCCTGCTCTTGCATCACAGCAAACAAGAAAACAACTACCAACAAAACTTTCCCCTGGCTCTCATAAAGGGTCAAAGTTCAGCGATGCGGAACCAGGTTCTTCCTCTCCTCTACAGAGGTCCTCTGTCAGGACTCTATCTGTCGGTTCCAGTGACTCTCATAAAACTTCGAAGACAACCAGATTGAGTGCTGCCAATACCTCAGCTGGGAATAGGCTAAGTCGCTCAGTTTCATCTTTAcctgaagaaataaaagagaatgcCAGTGTCACACCAGAGACGAAGGTTTCCATGGCCAGAATCAGAAGACTGTCGGAACCTAAAATGACTAGCAGCCACAATGTTTCTTCAGTGAAGCAGCGAAGCACAGAATTATCTAGACAAAAGGTGTCCGATGGAACTGACAGCAAAAACATATCTGCAATCATGAGTCTTGATAAAAGCAAGGCTGCTACTCTTCCAGAATTGAAAATAAGAACACCAAAATCGGCTGATAATTCTGGAAGCAAATCAGCCCCAAAAGACACAGCAGCTCAGGCAACAAACGAGAACAAATCGATGTCTTCTAAAGGTGCTCAACTAAACAATGGCAATGATCCTTTTTCACATCAGAGTGAGGGCGATGACAACCCCATTATTGAAAAGACTGTCGTTATGCTGGAACCTGAGAAGCCTGCCACTACCATGTTGCAAGCTTCCCAGGAAAAAGTGCAGTTGCTTAAGGAAGATAACAATAGTGGTAAATTAGGAGATAAGCCAGAGGTTGTAACAAATGATGTTGCTTTACATCGACCAATTGCACTAGCCGGCACCAATGGACCTAATCAGAAGAACAATGAAGTGCATGACGAAATCAGTAACCATAAG gTTACAACATGCAATGGAGAGGCATCAGTAAACTCTTCGAGCCTTAGTAGTGCTGAAAAACCATATCAAGCCCCTTATGCTCGGGTGTCTTCTCTGGAAGATCCGTGTATGGGAAACACGGAATATGGCAAAGCACTCCCAACATCCTGCGAATTTAAGACTGTCTGTCCAGAGAGTATTAAATTCCCTATTTCTGATACAGACATCCTCAAAATAGAGAAGATGCCTGAGACAGTGGACAAACAATCTAAGGAATCAACCAAAGGGTTTAGACGGCTGTTGAAATTTGGTAGGAAAGGTAGTAGTTCAACTACGAGTGGTGTTAACGAAGCTGATATTTGCAGTGTTAGTGAATCTGATGCAGATGATCATGCAACTCATTCGGCTCCTTCCATTGAAG TCTCTACACTGAAAAATCTCATTTCGCAAGATGAAACACCTACTGCGGTCAACGCTCCAAAAAAAT CTTCTCGTCCTTTCTCCTTACTGTCGCCATTCCGTAGCAAGAACAGTGAAAAGAAGGTTACAGCATAA
- the LOC104416095 gene encoding putative protein phosphatase 2C-like protein 44, with the protein MRLLDFHLKLKACRIPRFLTGNIGSKKKKFQAGRKPAWMMQLSHGHFVHENKDGSDSDLVVIQREQIQELELWLFGVFDAQVGDRVTKYLQSHLFDRKLDESQIVGKTKEMTRKAYLSARAKIRVSKKKTDEEAVTKVGSALVTVVNGEKLVIGNMGDYRVVVCRNGVAKQTASKHQQSAKRHWTQRIIPGRMFTWKSNRKDASNQSKSSNLAIGVERIDTNTEFIILASSGIWEVMNNQEAVNLVRHMESPQEASECLAKEALTRMSKGSISCLVVRFEDL; encoded by the exons ATGAGGCTTCTTGATTTTCACCTGAAGCTCAAG GCATGTCGAATTCCACGCTTTCTGACTGGAAACATcggaagcaagaagaagaaatttcaggCGGGAAGGAAGCCTGCATGGATGATGCAACTATCACATGGCCAtttcgttcatgaaaataaggATGGTTCAGACTCGGACTTGGTTGTGATCCAAAGAGAGCAAATTCAAGAGCTCGAGCTGTGGCTCTTTGGGGTTTTCGATGCTCAAGTAGGAGACAGGGTCACCAAGTACTTGCAGTCACATTTGTTTGACAGAAAGCTAGATGAG TCACAGATAGTGGGGAAGACCAAAGAGATGACGAGAAAAGCCTACCTCAGCGCTAGGGCTAAGATAAGGGTGAGCAAGAAGAAGACGGACGAGGAGGCTGTAACGAAAGTGGGTTCGGCGCTGGTGACGGTCGTGAATGGAGAAAAGCTTGTGATAGGTAACATGGGTGACTACAGAGTAGTTGTTTGCAGAAATGGTGTGGCCAAGCAGACCGCAAGCAAGCACCAGCAGTCAGCCAAAAGGCATTGGACCCAAAGAATCATCCCAG GTCGAATGTTCACATGGAAATCTAACAGGAAAGACGCCTCGAATCAGTCTAAAAGCTCCAATCTCGCGATTGGCGTCGAGAGGATCGACACAAACACCGAATTCATCATACTGGCAAGCTCTGGCATATGGGAG GTGATGAATAATCAAGAAGCTGTGAATCTGGTCAGGCACATGGAGAGCCCACAAGAAGCATCCGAGTGTCTGGCAAAGGAGGCCCTGACCAGGATGAGCAAAGGCAGCATTTCTTGCCTGGTGGTTCGCTTCGAAGACCTgtaa